The following proteins are encoded in a genomic region of Dyadobacter sp. UC 10:
- a CDS encoding GNAT family N-acetyltransferase: MNTDNISIRPMSLTDADDILDIINYYVTHSTFYFSEMPLKKSDISEMFNEKNKLPKYVVQSGRDVIGFGYAYHFRSESTFAPTVKLTYWLKDGFTGRGLGGKLYNMLERELRGLNISNVLVNISSENIASLNFHRSLGYKECGNFEKIGYKNGRYFDLIWLQKRLN, translated from the coding sequence TTGAACACGGACAATATCTCAATCAGGCCGATGAGCCTAACCGATGCGGACGACATTTTAGATATTATCAACTATTATGTCACCCATTCAACATTCTACTTTTCTGAAATGCCACTAAAAAAGAGCGATATATCAGAGATGTTCAATGAAAAGAATAAGCTTCCGAAATATGTAGTCCAAAGCGGCAGGGACGTAATTGGATTCGGATATGCTTATCATTTCAGATCTGAAAGCACCTTTGCACCAACGGTGAAACTGACATATTGGTTAAAAGACGGCTTTACAGGGAGAGGATTAGGAGGCAAACTTTACAATATGCTTGAAAGGGAATTGAGGGGGCTGAACATATCAAATGTCTTGGTTAATATTTCATCTGAAAATATCGCAAGCTTGAATTTTCACAGGTCGTTGGGCTATAAGGAATGTGGGAATTTTGAGAAAATTGGCTACAAAAACGGCAGGTATTTCGATCTGATCTGGCTGCAAAAACGACTGAATTGA
- a CDS encoding SDR family NAD(P)-dependent oxidoreductase, whose product MKRQTVIITGASTGIGRAIAGLFLQHEYNVVINSANAANLAATFNELGYHERLAMVAGDISDPDTGQQLVDTAVTRFGTVDVLINNAGIFEPKSFLDVDEPYLDRFLSINLKGTFFTSQAAVKQMLRQGEGSIINIGTVLVDHAIGGFPGTAPITSKGGVHALTRQLAAEFGKNNIRVNAIAPGIIRSPLQAKNGISDADSLASLHLVDRIGETSDVAELALYLAGSHFVTGEIINLDGGHVAGHHM is encoded by the coding sequence ATGAAAAGACAGACCGTTATCATTACCGGCGCATCCACAGGAATTGGCAGGGCCATCGCCGGTTTATTTTTACAACACGAGTACAACGTGGTGATTAACTCCGCGAATGCTGCGAATCTGGCAGCGACGTTTAACGAACTGGGTTATCACGAGCGGCTCGCAATGGTAGCCGGCGATATCAGCGACCCGGACACTGGTCAGCAGCTTGTGGACACTGCGGTAACGCGGTTCGGGACTGTGGACGTTTTGATCAATAATGCGGGAATATTTGAGCCAAAAAGCTTCCTGGATGTAGATGAGCCTTATCTGGACCGTTTTCTGAGTATCAATTTAAAAGGTACCTTTTTTACGAGCCAGGCGGCGGTCAAGCAAATGCTCAGGCAAGGCGAAGGCTCTATTATTAATATTGGTACTGTGCTGGTGGACCATGCAATCGGCGGCTTTCCGGGCACTGCGCCTATAACCAGCAAAGGCGGAGTCCACGCGCTCACCAGACAGCTGGCCGCTGAATTTGGGAAAAACAATATTCGCGTAAACGCCATCGCGCCAGGTATTATCAGGAGTCCGCTTCAGGCGAAAAATGGGATCAGCGATGCAGACAGTCTGGCAAGCCTTCACCTTGTGGACCGAATTGGTGAGACCAGCGACGTGGCGGAACTGGCACTGTACCTTGCAGGCAGTCATTTTGTAACCGGCGAAATCATCAATCTCGATGGCGGCCACGTTGCAGGTCACCATATGTAA
- a CDS encoding NAD(P)H-dependent flavin oxidoreductase: MWNQTSITQLLGIRYPIFQGPMGGGFSTPELLAAVSNAGGLGSLGAYTLDPGQIRQFAQTIKSQTDKPYNINLWVSDVDADLTSLSAETLERVTSLFKPYYDALSIPLPELNPNIASRFERQVEAIFEIRPAVFSFIFGVPSSDILSDARRLGIKTVGAATTLDEALLLEEAKVDAIVAAGFEAGGHRPSFLRPALDSLTGTFSLVQQLKASIKTPVIAAGGITDGKGIVSALTMGADAVQLGTAFLVTDESNATPLHKAALLSGESNNTVLSKSLTGRLGRMIRNTISEEIPNQVQVLPFPLQTRLVAPLREAALAQGRRDMVNFWSGQSPVHFKHKTAAALMQALVTETEQILRSGPGL, translated from the coding sequence ATGTGGAATCAAACCAGCATAACACAGCTCCTTGGCATCAGATATCCGATCTTTCAGGGGCCGATGGGTGGCGGTTTTTCGACGCCGGAGCTTTTGGCAGCAGTATCCAACGCCGGAGGATTGGGAAGCCTGGGCGCCTACACACTGGATCCCGGGCAGATTCGCCAGTTTGCTCAGACCATCAAATCGCAAACTGACAAGCCTTATAACATCAATCTTTGGGTATCGGATGTCGATGCGGACCTCACTAGTCTTTCGGCGGAAACCCTGGAACGGGTAACGTCTCTTTTTAAACCTTACTATGACGCATTAAGTATTCCGCTACCGGAACTTAACCCAAACATCGCTTCCAGATTTGAGAGACAGGTGGAGGCAATTTTCGAGATCAGGCCGGCTGTGTTCAGTTTTATTTTTGGCGTTCCATCTTCTGACATATTGAGTGATGCGCGGAGACTTGGCATTAAAACAGTAGGGGCAGCTACTACACTGGATGAAGCCCTGCTGCTGGAAGAAGCAAAAGTCGACGCCATTGTGGCGGCCGGATTTGAAGCCGGCGGGCACCGCCCGTCTTTTCTGAGGCCGGCCCTTGATTCGTTAACCGGAACCTTTTCGCTGGTCCAGCAACTCAAAGCGAGTATAAAAACACCCGTTATCGCCGCCGGCGGCATCACCGATGGAAAGGGAATTGTGTCTGCATTAACGATGGGCGCGGATGCCGTACAGCTTGGCACTGCATTTCTGGTGACCGACGAGTCCAATGCGACGCCACTTCACAAGGCGGCGCTGCTTTCGGGGGAGTCAAACAACACGGTGCTTTCCAAATCGCTGACCGGTCGCTTGGGCAGGATGATACGTAACACGATTTCGGAGGAAATCCCGAACCAGGTTCAGGTATTGCCATTTCCGCTGCAAACGCGACTGGTCGCTCCGCTGAGGGAAGCGGCCCTGGCCCAGGGAAGAAGAGATATGGTGAATTTCTGGTCAGGACAAAGTCCGGTCCATTTCAAACACAAAACAGCAGCCGCATTGATGCAGGCCCTGGTTACTGAAACGGAGCAGATACTTCGGTCAGGTCCCGGTTTGTAA
- a CDS encoding carboxylesterase/lipase family protein → MKTIFMTMLLAAQITQVALAQTKKSTSAPQVKTANGTVEGVTEASGVRAFKGIPFASPPVGEFRWREPQPVKNWQGVKKTVKFGPRAMQNAVFGDMGFRSDGMSEDCLYLNVWTPAQSANEKLPVLVYFYGGGFVAGDGSEGRYDGESMAKKGIVSLTVNYRLGVFGFYASADLTKESPHKASGNYGYLDQAAALAWVKQNIAAFGGDPNRVTIAGESAGSLSVSALMASPLSKNLFAGAIGESGSVLGTLPPVPLAQAEQAGAKFNEQVGKKSLAEMRAIPAEELLKATAGPGVGRFMSSVDGYFFPEPPLKTFQEGKQSQVPLLAGWNTEEMNYRMILGKETPTLENYTKAVQKLYGEQADKVLKEYAAASDAEVEQVATDLAGDRFIGFGTWKWIDIQSKTGGGKPVYRYLYGRPRPAMAAEAGNVTANLAGGVSKSTEPAAKAPLPKGAVHSAEIEYAMGNLGYNKVYAWTPEDHKVSATMQEYFANFIKTYNPNGKGLPEWLPVKPEGDAHYMYLDADSKLETDKHKGRYMLLDTMAGKN, encoded by the coding sequence ATGAAAACGATCTTTATGACCATGCTGCTGGCGGCCCAAATCACGCAGGTTGCACTGGCCCAGACTAAAAAATCAACTTCGGCCCCGCAAGTCAAAACTGCCAACGGAACCGTGGAAGGCGTGACGGAGGCTTCCGGCGTAAGGGCCTTCAAAGGGATTCCATTTGCTTCTCCGCCAGTCGGCGAATTCCGCTGGCGTGAACCGCAGCCGGTAAAGAACTGGCAGGGCGTTAAGAAGACGGTTAAATTCGGTCCGCGTGCGATGCAGAATGCGGTTTTTGGGGATATGGGATTTCGTTCTGACGGAATGAGCGAGGATTGTTTGTATCTCAATGTGTGGACGCCCGCGCAATCCGCGAATGAAAAGCTTCCTGTTCTGGTGTATTTTTATGGCGGCGGCTTTGTAGCTGGTGACGGTTCCGAAGGCCGCTATGATGGTGAAAGCATGGCGAAAAAGGGTATTGTAAGTCTCACGGTAAATTATCGCCTGGGCGTGTTCGGGTTTTACGCCTCAGCGGATCTGACCAAAGAATCGCCGCACAAGGCTTCGGGGAACTACGGTTATCTGGATCAGGCGGCTGCTCTGGCCTGGGTAAAACAGAACATCGCCGCTTTTGGAGGCGATCCTAACCGTGTTACCATTGCCGGAGAATCTGCTGGTTCACTGTCGGTGAGTGCGTTAATGGCCTCGCCGCTTTCCAAAAATCTGTTTGCTGGTGCAATTGGCGAAAGCGGATCGGTATTGGGCACGCTTCCTCCCGTACCACTGGCACAGGCAGAGCAGGCTGGCGCGAAATTCAACGAACAGGTTGGTAAAAAATCATTGGCAGAAATGCGGGCTATACCTGCCGAGGAATTGCTGAAAGCGACCGCTGGGCCAGGCGTAGGCAGGTTCATGTCCTCGGTTGACGGTTACTTTTTTCCAGAACCGCCTTTGAAAACTTTCCAGGAAGGAAAACAGTCGCAGGTACCGTTACTTGCGGGCTGGAATACGGAAGAAATGAATTACCGCATGATCCTGGGCAAAGAAACGCCGACGCTTGAAAATTATACGAAAGCGGTTCAAAAGCTCTACGGCGAGCAGGCCGACAAAGTTTTGAAAGAATATGCAGCTGCTTCGGATGCCGAAGTGGAGCAAGTGGCAACCGACCTGGCCGGCGACCGTTTTATCGGTTTTGGTACCTGGAAATGGATTGATATACAGAGCAAAACGGGAGGAGGCAAACCTGTTTACCGCTATTTGTACGGTCGCCCGCGTCCAGCGATGGCCGCCGAGGCAGGCAATGTGACTGCGAACCTGGCCGGTGGCGTTTCGAAAAGTACAGAACCTGCTGCCAAAGCGCCACTACCCAAAGGTGCGGTGCATTCAGCTGAAATTGAGTACGCTATGGGAAACCTCGGGTACAACAAAGTTTACGCCTGGACGCCGGAAGACCACAAAGTATCCGCCACGATGCAGGAATATTTCGCCAATTTCATCAAAACCTACAACCCTAATGGAAAAGGCCTGCCGGAATGGCTGCCTGTGAAACCCGAGGGCGATGCGCATTATATGTACCTGGATGCAGACAGCAAGCTGGAAACAGACAAGCACAAAGGAAGGTATATGCTGCTGGATACGATGGCTGGAAAGAATTGA
- a CDS encoding type IA DNA topoisomerase has product MKVCIAEKPSVAKDIAGIIGANQRKDGYFEGSGYQVTWTFGHFCTLKEPHDYTERWKSWRLEDLPMIPSSFGIKLIDNPGALKQFGIIESLVSQCEEVINCGDAGQEGELIQRWVLLKAKCNVPVKRLWISSLTEQAIREGFEKLKDSELYNNLYAAGSARAIGDWLLGMNATRLFTKKFGQGKIVLSIGRVQTPTLALIVQRQKEINAFVSEEYWELKTIYRETEFTATIDRIRNEEKAQKGLAYLLQHDFEITSFEKKEGKEGNPKLFDLTSLQVEANKKYGYSAEDTLKHIQNLYEKKFVTYPRVDTTYLSEDLYPKVEGILRELTYYAQYTAPLLEKPIPKSKAVFDDKKVTDHHAIIPTGVLPNHISQDEKRIYDLIVRRFIAVFYPECKVSNTTVLGKVGQVEFKATGKQILEPGWRAVYANDASAKKEAAEEEKLMPNFEVGERGPHEPRVHQGKTTPPKAYTEATLLRAMETAGKQVEDEEMRELLKDNGIGRPSTRANIIETLFKRRYIEKKKKNIFATQTGMDLIDTIQNELLKSAELTGNWERKLRLIEKGEYSMDTFKQELIQMVVDLTHEVKSNRGRAISIAEEAPPLEVEKEIKEKKPAKPKEPKEEIDIESLTCPKCKEKLLKKGKTAYGCSNFSVCGFKIPFEFLGKKLTDKHVYDLLSKGKTAKIKGLQIPGNPETTDAKLVMNGDFNFEVG; this is encoded by the coding sequence ATGAAAGTGTGTATTGCTGAAAAGCCAAGCGTTGCCAAGGATATTGCGGGAATTATCGGTGCCAACCAGCGTAAGGATGGTTATTTTGAAGGAAGCGGGTACCAGGTTACCTGGACTTTCGGGCATTTTTGTACCTTAAAAGAACCCCACGACTACACCGAACGCTGGAAATCGTGGCGGTTGGAAGACCTGCCGATGATCCCGTCGAGTTTTGGCATTAAGCTCATTGATAATCCCGGCGCATTGAAGCAGTTCGGCATTATCGAAAGTCTGGTTAGCCAGTGTGAGGAGGTGATCAACTGCGGGGATGCGGGGCAGGAGGGGGAGCTGATCCAGCGCTGGGTGTTGCTGAAAGCGAAATGCAATGTGCCTGTAAAGCGGCTCTGGATCTCGTCACTGACCGAGCAGGCGATCCGCGAGGGGTTTGAAAAACTCAAAGACAGCGAACTTTACAATAACTTATATGCAGCCGGAAGTGCCCGCGCCATCGGCGACTGGCTGCTGGGTATGAATGCGACGCGGCTTTTTACCAAAAAATTCGGGCAGGGGAAAATAGTATTGAGCATTGGTCGGGTACAAACACCGACGCTCGCGCTGATCGTGCAGCGGCAGAAGGAAATCAATGCATTCGTTTCGGAAGAATACTGGGAATTAAAAACCATTTACCGCGAAACAGAATTCACCGCCACCATCGACCGGATCAGGAATGAGGAAAAAGCGCAAAAAGGGCTTGCGTACCTGTTGCAACACGATTTTGAAATCACTTCATTTGAAAAGAAAGAGGGAAAAGAAGGTAACCCCAAGCTTTTCGACCTGACTTCCCTGCAAGTGGAGGCCAACAAAAAATATGGTTATTCGGCCGAGGATACATTAAAACACATTCAAAACCTCTACGAAAAGAAGTTTGTGACTTACCCGAGGGTAGACACTACTTATCTTTCGGAAGATCTGTATCCAAAGGTCGAGGGCATATTAAGAGAACTTACGTATTATGCCCAATACACCGCACCACTTTTAGAAAAACCAATTCCGAAATCGAAAGCGGTTTTCGATGATAAAAAAGTGACCGATCACCACGCCATTATCCCGACCGGCGTTTTGCCCAATCACATTAGCCAGGACGAAAAGCGCATTTACGACCTGATCGTCCGCCGGTTTATTGCTGTTTTTTATCCCGAATGTAAAGTTTCAAATACAACTGTCTTGGGTAAGGTAGGCCAGGTGGAATTCAAAGCTACCGGAAAGCAAATCCTCGAACCCGGCTGGCGGGCGGTTTACGCCAATGATGCCAGTGCGAAAAAGGAAGCTGCCGAAGAAGAAAAGTTAATGCCGAACTTTGAAGTAGGGGAGCGGGGCCCGCACGAACCGCGCGTACATCAGGGAAAAACGACGCCGCCTAAAGCCTATACCGAAGCGACATTGCTAAGGGCAATGGAAACTGCGGGTAAGCAAGTGGAAGATGAAGAGATGCGTGAGCTGCTGAAAGACAATGGGATAGGCAGGCCGTCGACACGTGCAAACATCATCGAGACGCTTTTCAAAAGAAGATATATTGAGAAAAAGAAGAAGAACATTTTCGCCACCCAAACCGGCATGGATCTCATTGATACCATTCAAAATGAGTTGCTGAAAAGCGCAGAGTTAACCGGTAATTGGGAACGTAAGCTGCGGCTGATCGAAAAAGGCGAGTATTCGATGGATACCTTCAAACAGGAACTGATCCAAATGGTAGTCGACCTGACGCATGAAGTAAAAAGCAACCGAGGACGCGCGATCAGCATTGCCGAAGAAGCGCCGCCTCTGGAAGTTGAAAAGGAAATAAAAGAGAAGAAACCCGCAAAACCCAAAGAGCCGAAAGAAGAGATTGATATCGAGTCGCTGACCTGTCCCAAATGCAAAGAGAAGTTACTCAAAAAAGGAAAAACGGCTTACGGTTGTTCGAATTTTAGTGTTTGCGGTTTTAAGATCCCGTTTGAATTTTTAGGTAAAAAACTGACCGATAAGCACGTTTACGATTTGTTGAGTAAAGGAAAAACGGCGAAAATCAAGGGCTTGCAAATTCCCGGTAATCCTGAAACTACCGACGCAAAACTGGTGATGAACGGCGATTTTAATTTTGAAGTGGGTTGA
- a CDS encoding nuclear transport factor 2 family protein has protein sequence MNNYTEHAAAITTVLQDYFNGVFKGDTDLLRSAFHPQTLIAGDVNRQPYFKTLDQYLDGVANRKSPFELGESFRMEILSIEIINQIAVAKVRLPMFEFNYYDLLSLTRIDGKWVIINKLLTNVTN, from the coding sequence ATGAACAATTACACAGAACACGCAGCAGCAATTACAACTGTCTTGCAAGACTATTTCAATGGGGTTTTTAAAGGAGACACCGACCTGCTCCGCAGCGCATTTCATCCGCAAACGCTGATAGCAGGTGATGTGAATAGACAACCGTATTTCAAAACGCTGGACCAATATCTGGACGGAGTTGCGAACAGAAAGAGCCCTTTTGAGCTGGGCGAGAGTTTTCGTATGGAAATTTTATCCATTGAAATTATCAACCAGATTGCGGTTGCAAAAGTCCGTCTGCCTATGTTTGAGTTTAATTACTACGACCTGCTTTCGCTGACCAGAATTGACGGAAAGTGGGTCATTATAAACAAGCTGTTAACGAATGTAACCAACTAA